The Sulfurimonas aquatica genomic sequence AGAGAGTCGAGCTAGAGGCTTGTGATTTTGTTCCCATCTTGGATGGTGTGCAGAAGTAAACTGAGGAGTTATTATGAAGCTAGTTTTATTATTGCTCTTTTTGCTATTGTCACTTCAAGCAGAAACGAAAGGCTTTAAAAAAGAGGTTTATGGTGCTGTTAATAGTGATATTGAGCAAAATAATGACGAGCTCTTTAGTACCCTAAGTTGGATTGAAGATACCCAAACGAAAAAAACAATTTTCCAGCACTCCCATTCTGTTTTTAACATCAAGTCTCACCATGAAAATTATTTACTTCCCCTAAGCGCTAGAATAAACGGAAACTACGATGATTCAACTAAGATTCGTGATACATATAACATGGAAGTAGAGTTTCAAGTGAGTGTAAAGTATAGTTTTTTCCCGAATCTTTTAGGTCTTGGAGAACTCTATAGCGTTGCTTATACTCAGCACTCTTTTTGGCAATACTATGTTGGCGATGCTTTTTTTAGGACGAGTGATTATAATCCAGAGTTTTTTGTAACGCTCCCACTCAAGACAGAGTATGCAAAAGCTATTCGTTTAGCATATGCGCATAAATCAAATGGTCTAGGAGTTCCGCATGAAAGAGCATGGAACTATGTAACTCTAAGTACTTATTTTCAGTATAGATCAATTTTTGCAGAGCTTGCTCTTTGGACTAGGGTTTCAGACAACTATGACTACAATCCAGCGCTAGTAGACACAATGGGAAGAGGGCATCTTAAGTTTTTATTTCCTTATAAAAAGCATCTTCTTACAACGCTCTTTAGAGATAACTTTAAAGATAGGGGCGCTATTGACATACGTTATAGTTATCCTCTTTTTGGAGAGAGTCTTTTCCTTTATGTAAAAGGTTTTATGGGCTATGGTGAGAGTATGAGCTCTTATGCTGGAAATAGTGATTATGCAGGGCAAACCCCACAAGAAGATGACTATGTAGAAAAGATAGCTATAGGATTTAGTTTATCACGCTGAGAAAAGAGTCTTAACGACTCTTTTTCTTCCCTATCTCTGCACGTGGAACAAACTCTAAAACAGTGGCATTAATGCAAAAGCGTTTTCTTCCATCTTCTCTATCAAAAACGTGACCAAGGTGCGCGCCACTTTTTTTAGCGACAATCTCTACTCGCTTCATGCCAAAGCTATTGTCCTCTTTTTGCACGGTATTGCCATTTACCGCCTTATAAAAACTTAACCATCCCGTTCCAGAGTCAAAACGATCTCTTGTATCAAAAAGAACGTCTCCTGAGAGTTTATCTACAAAAACGCCATCGGGAGTATCTTTAAAGATGTCATACTGTTTACAAAATCTATAGTCGGTTCCCTTGTCAAACGCCACTTTATAGCTCTCAGAGTTTTTGCCGAGTTTAAAGTCGCCTAGCGTTTTGTAAAACTTTTCACTCTCCATATATCCACGATGAGCCATAATCTCTTTGCCATCTTCTATAAAAAGAATGGTAGGAGTGGCAAAGAGCGCCGTGCTAATGTCAAAGCCCTCTAACGAGCTCATAGTGACGGTTCTAAGAGGGATGGTCCCTTTATAAAGACTGCTCACTTCTTCGTCAAACTTCTCACAATAGGGACAATACCCCTCTGCTTCAATGACTAGAATCTCTTTTGAACCCAGTGGTATAACTTTTTCCTGAACTGCTTGCGTCTCTTTTTCAAACTTTACGCCAGTGGCGTGGTTTGGACAGTATCCAAAAGGATTTTTTGTAAGATAGTCTTGATGATAAGTCTCGGCTGTGTAAAACTTCTCAAGTGGTTTTATCTCTGTAACAATTTTTGAGTAACCACTCTTGGTTAAAAGCTTTTGATACTCATCTTTTGTGTTTTGCGCTATCTTCGCTTGGTTTTGGTTTGTATAGTAGATAGCACTTCTGTAGTTGTTACCGATGTCATTGCCTTGGCCATTTACCTGCGTTGGGTCATGAATCTCCCAAAAAGATTTTATCAGGGTTTTTGCATCTGTTTTTGCCATGTCAAACTTTACTAAAACAGCTTCGGTATGGTTTACTTCGCCATTATCAAGTTTGAGGCGACGTTTTTCCAACACAGACTCATAGTCGGGGTTCTTATAGCTTCCCCCACTATATCCAGACTTTACTTCCACCACACCAGGCAGTGATTCAAAATGTTTCTCAACGCCCCAAAAACAACCTGCTGCAAAAACTATTTCCGCTATCATCATAAATCCTTTGAAGTTATTATAGCGCTAAGTATGCTAACAATATTTTTTTAATTATATATTTAGTATAATCTTTTCAATATAAGGCACAGAGTAGAATAGGCGGTAAGACATATGGAAGAAATGTACGGAATAAAATATAGCAGACCTGAGGTAGTACTCTTACAAGACACTGGAATAGGCGTAGCGGAGAGCGCTGCTCGAACTTGCTATGACTCTTTTGAAAACAGTGAAAACGACGTTGTTAAAAGCATTGAGCATCAGATGCCAGATGATATAATGCGCGACGAGTTAAACGCCATTGAAGATTCGGCACTGCTTGACGACTTGGCATGGACCTATTTTCACCACTCTATTTTAGAGCATGCCAACCTAAGCTTTTTAGTTCGTGGAACGTCTCGTGGAGTTCTTCAAGAGCATGCTCGTCATCGTCTTCAAGCTATCTCAGTGAGAAGCACGCGCTACACTATGAGCTCACTAATAAATGCTTTTGTGGCTTCAAAACATGGCGGAGATAGAGAGTTTTTTATAGATAAGGTTATGGCATTCGATATGTTGGTAACTGCCGATGAAGCCTATAATCGCGTTGAGATTGGCGGGATGTATGACAAGTTAGATTTCCAGTTTTCCAAGGTAGAAGATTTTTATGAGATCTCTGTTGCAAAAAGCTCACTTCCTTTTTTAGATGAGTTTGACAATGAGCCTCAAAAGCTCTTTGAAGCGCTTCAAGGTGGAAAGAAAAAGCGTAACGTTGGCGACGCTTTTAAACACATAGTAAGTGATAACGTAAAAGTAGACATGGTTGTTACGTTTAACCTTAGAAGTCTTAAAAACTACTTCGCGCTTAGAGATAGTGGTGCGGCATACTTTCAGATACGTTGGTTAGCGCAAGAGATGATGAAAGTTACTCCCGCTAAGTATTTAGACCTTATTATTAAGAAAAAATAGGAAAATTATGTATAAAATTTTACTCCCGATAGCACTACTTTTAAGTGGCTGTTCATACTTTACTTTTAACGCGACTATGTGTGACCAGATAGCATCCGAGCCAGGTTCAATTATGCCAAAAGAGTGTCAAGAGTACTCAGAAGAAAAAGCGGATAAAGCCTTTCATAAAGATACCCCTAAGCATGAATCTAAAGAGGATATTATCAAATTTTCTCAAGACGTAGAGGAGAACCATAGATGAGTTTGGAAGTTAGAAGCGGTGGTGTTTGTGAATTATGTGGAAGTAGTGAAGGGCTGAGCGCTTTTGAAGTTGCTCCAAGTGATGCTAGTGATGAGCAGTCTGTATATATCTGTTCAACTTGTAAATCTCAGATAGAAAATCCTGATACTCTTGATGAGTCTCACTTCAACTGTCTTAACGACTCTATGTGGAGTGAAACACCTGCTGTTGCGGTTCTCTCATATAGACTACTTGGTGCTTTAGGTCGTCAAGACTTGGTAGACATGATGTATATGGAAGATGATATAAAAGCTTGGGCAGATGCGCAAAGCATCGGTGGTGGGGATGATGCTCTTGTTTATAAAGACGCAAATGGAGTGACTCTTGCTGCTGGTGATACAGTGGTTATCACAAAAGATTTAGATGTAAAAGGGACTGGTTTTGTAGCTAAACGCGGAACGGCAGTACGAAACATTGGCCTTGTTCCAAACGATGCTGAGCACATAGAAGGTAGAGTCAATGGCGTTAAGATTCATATCCTTACTAAATATCTTAAAAAATCTTAGGTTTTAGCAGTTGAATCCTACTGATAGATTTCATAAAATAGATAAAGATTTTCGCAATCCCTATGCAAGAGATAGAGATAGAATCATCCACTCGGGAAGTTTTAGAAAACTTGAGTATAAAACGCAGGTTTTTTTAAACCACGAGGGAGATTTTTTTCGTACTCGTCTCACTCACTCCATAGAAGTTTCACAAATCGCTCGCTCTATCACTTCTCAACTAGGCCTTAACGAATCACTTGGAGAAGCTATAGCGTTAGCGCATGATTTAGGACACACTCCTTTTGGTCATGTTGGCGGAGATACACTTGATGAGTGCTTAAAGGCGGATGGTTTTAAAAATGGTTTTGAGCATAATTTTCAAAGCTTTCGGGTGGTTTCAGGACTTGAGAAACGCTACAAAGCTTTTGATGGACTTAACCTTACTTTCGCTACTCTAGAGGGGATTTTAAAACACTCTTATCCATACAAGAAGTCTTTTTTCCCTAGCATCATTCATGAGCAGTTTAACCTTGACGCGCATCCATCTTTTGAAGCGATGGTGGTAGACCGTGCCGATGAGATAGCATACATAAGCCACGATATAGACGATGGCGTTAACTCTGGTCTGATATCTTTTGAGGATTTAAAACAGAGTGAGTTAGCGTTAGAGATACTTGACAAAGTAGCGGCAGAAGGTGTTGGAGAGGAAAATGACGAGATGTTTCGTTATCGTTTTAGCTCACACCTTATAAATCATTTGGTCTACTCTCTTTTAGAGTACTCAGCGCCAAAACTCAAAGATGCAGCTATCTTAACGCCAATAGGTTTTGACGCAGCGCTTGAGACTAAGATAAAAAAACTTAAAAAACTTCTGTTTGAGAAGATGTATCACCATAAAAACATAGTGCGTAAGATGTATGCTGGAAAGCAGGCTATCAAAGGTCTCTATAGCGGTTTGATGGATGAGCAGAATATGCTTCCAGAGTTTTACTACTTGCAGCTAGATAAACGCAGTAAACATCGTGTTATAGCGGACTATATAGCAAGTATGAGTGATAGATATGCTCTAAATTTTTATAATGAAATGTACGGAAAGATTTAATAACACAAGATGCAGATAAAAAAAGCCTCATCCACAGAAGATATAGCAAGTGTTGAGGCCTTAGCTCACGAGATCTGGAATGAATACTATCCCTCTTTAATAACTCAAGAACAAGTTGATTATATGCTTGATAAATTTCAAACTTCAAGTGCCATAACAAAACAGATTGAAGAGGGGTATCTCTATTTTTTGTTTATTCAAAACAAGAAACCTTTTGGATATATGTCCATCCAAAAACAAACTAACAGCTTCTTTCTCAGTAAGTTATATATCCAAAAATCTTTTCGAAGAAATGGTTTCACAAAAAAAGCACTCAAGTTTTTAAAAGAGTTAGCACTTAAGCAGAGAGTTACAAGTCTCTATCTTACTGTTAACATAGGTAATGATATAGCTATAAAGAGTTATGAAGCATTATCATTTAAAAAGAGTGGGAGTATAGTGCAAGATATTGGCAATGGTTTTGTTATGGACGATTTTAGGTATGAGTTAGAGTTTTAAAGTTACTTTTTATTGCTGAGTAAGTTTTTCTAGAGCTTCTTCTTGCTTTCTAATTCTTTCATTTGATAGTTCATTGGGTGAAGGTAGCTTTTCACTTTGAATCTCTTTTGCTGCGCTAAGAGTGTTTGATATTATGTCTTTGTCAATTCCCGTACTTTCGCTTAGAGAATTAATCATCTCATTTGTTTTGTCTGGCATAAAATAATTGGCAATGTAAAATCCAGCAATACCTATAAAAAGTATCTTAATAATAAAACCCATTTGAAATCCTCTATATTAATAGAAAAGTAGTCTAGCATAAATTGTTAAATTTTTTGTGAAATAGTATGAAGGTTTTGTAAAAGTTAGTTAAAGAAGATAAACGCAGCCCGAAGGCTAACGCTTACAGGCGTGATTCATAACGTCTCATCATATAAAGACGCTTAAGCATCTTTTTACGAGAAGCAATTTTGAATTTCTTACGTTTTTCAGTTTCCGTTTCGTGGAAACGGCGAGCACGAGCTTCAGTAACGATTAAGTTACGGTCAGTCTGCTTTTTGAAACGTCTATAAGAAGCGTCAAAATTATCATCATGGCGTAGTACGATACCAGGCATATCACATCACCCACTTTCATTTAATTTTTTTCGAGTTGAAATTATAGCCTAATAAAGAACTTATTACAATGGGGAACAAACCAAAGTGGCTTAATAAAACTCTGAAGAGGAATTTTATTCATATTAATACAACTGGGTAGTGTTATGCTGTAAAAGTATAAATTTTAATGCAAATATGAAAAAATATAGGTAGAATATAAGAAACAGTTATTTTATAAGGGGATAAGAATGAAGAAAATATGTTTTTTAATACTTGCCTTCGTACAGTTTATCTCTGCTAATGACTACACCTATAAGATAAGTTCAGGCTTTTTAGAACCTGAGGTAAATCTTGTAGGAGAGGTGATAAAAGAGGGCTTTTCAAGAGCAGGAGAAAAGCTTGAGTTTCAAATCCTTCCTAATCAACGCTCACTTATAAATGCAAACTCTGGCATTAATGACGGTGATGGTTCTCGAATATGGGAAATAGCTAATTTTTATCCAAACCTTGTAAGAGTAAGTGTTCCTACTCACTCTATAGACCTGATGATACTAAGTAAGAAAAAGATTTTTATAAAAAAACTCTCAGATTTAAAATTTTATCATGTGGGTGTAATTAGGGGAATGAAGATAGCAGAAAAAATAGCATCGGAAAATACTCCGCTCTCGCTTACTATGTCTACTAATTATATTAACCTTATGAAGATGCTTGGTGATGGGAGACTTGATTTTATTATTATAAATAAAATTGCTCTATATACACTTATATCAGGTTACAAAGATGAGGCTTTCTACATGCATAAAAAGCCTCTCATGTCTCGTCTTCTCTATATGCATCTGCATAAAAAACATGCAGCGATGATACCTAAGTTCGAAAAAGCCTTTACTAGTATGCATGAAGATGGAACATTCAAGAGAATTCAGATGGATTTTGTGAAAAAAATGAGTGCAGGTAATACGAATTTTCTAAAAGTAATAGAGTATGATTAAAGGACTGCTAGATAAACTCTTTTATAAACAGAGAGTATCTTTAAAACTTCTTATTCTTACTATACTATTTAGTGCACTCATTACACTGATTATTACATTAATACAACTCTATATCGAGTATAGACACGGATACAAGAGCATACACTCTCAAGTAGAACTGGTTGAGTCAAGCTATTTAGCAAGTTTGAGTCAAAGTGCATGGGTTTATGATACTCAGCAGCTAGCTTTGCAGCTAGAAGGCATTGTAAACCTTACAGATATAAAATATGCTTCGGTTACTTTGGGTGATGGAGACTTTTTTGAAATGGGTGAAGAGGTACAGAAAAATTTTATAGAAAAAAGACATAAAATTCTCTTTAATTATGATAATAACCAGATAGAACTGGGAGAGTTAAGAGTTTTAGCTGACCTAAATGAACTCTATAGCTATCTGCTTGATAGGGTCACAGTTATCTTGTTAGCGCAAGGGATTAAAACTTTCCTTACATCTTTTTTTATTCTTTTTATATTCCAAAGATTAGTAACACGTCATATTCAAGAAGCAGTTAGGTATATGCAAGAGTTTAATGTAAATATATACAGAGAACCACTACTGCTGACAAGAGTTTCAAGTCACACAAAAAAAGATGAGCTTGATGAACTACAAGACTCTATAAACATCATGAACCAAGAGATTTATGAGGGGTATGAAAAGATCTCTTCAGAACTTGAAAAACGCATAATGGTAGAAAACTCGCTAAAAGTACACGAAGAGAAGCTTGAGCATCTTTATACGACAGACTCTCTTACTGGGCTGGGCAACAGAGTTAAACTACTTTTAGATATTGAAGAGATTTATATGCCTGGGGTAGCAATTATTGATATAAATAATTTTAAAGAGATAAATGACTTTTATGGAAGTAATATAGGTGATAAGGTAATCATAGATCTAGCAAAAAGAGTTGTTGAATACTTAGAAGAGAGTAACTTTGAGGTATATAGACTCCATGCAGATCAGTTAGCACTTCTTTCACATGGAAATGAAACTGCTGAAGTCTTAGAATCGAAAATAAAAGATCTTATAAGTAGCGTAACCAAAGAGAGTATGCTTTTTGATCATTATGAGATTATCATTGGGCTTAGCGTTGGTTTTGCGGTTGAAGAAAAAGACTCCTACATAGATGCTGATATAGCACTACTAATAGCAAAAAAAGAGCATAAAAACTTTGTAAGATATACTAGTGAATTTAACATAGAAAAAGAGTACGAATCAAATCTAAAATGGACAAGAGAGCTTAAGAATGCACTTGAAGATGATAGGGTAGTTGCCTATTTCCAACCAATATATAATCAAAAAACTCACAAAATAGAGAAGTTCGAGGCACTTGTGAGAATGATAAGTACTGATGGTAAGATAATCTCTCCATTTATGTTCTTGGGCGTAGCCATCAAAGCGCAACTCTACTTCCGTATAACGATGATTATGATAGACAAGGTGATAGAAGCGGTTCTTGAGCATGATTATGAGTTTTCTCTAAACTTCACGCTTGAGGATATTTTACATAAGGACGTGAGTACGTACTTTATAAATAGACTTGAAGAGACAGGCATAGGTAAAAGGATTGTTTTAGAGCTTGTTGAAACGCAAAACATAGAAAACTATGAAGAGGTTAACAACTTTATAAAAGAGATAAAGTCTTTAGGCTGTCAACTTGCAATAGACGACTTTGGAACTGGTTATTCAAACTTTGAGTATCTTCTAAAACTAAACGCAGACTATATTAAGATAGATGGTTCTTTAATCAAAAATATCGATAAAGATCCAAACGTAAGACTAATAACGGAAAATATTGTTGCATTTGCAAAGATAGCGAAGATGAAAACTATAGCTGAGTTTGTTTATAGCGAGGAAGTCAGAAGTGTTCTTGATGAAATTGATGCTGATTATCTACAGGGCTATCATATCAGCGAGCCTGTGGCTTATGAGGAGATCTCTAAGTTTAAGTAAATATAAGGGGTGGTTTATGAGGGGCTTTATTATAGCACTGTTGTCACTGTTGACACTCGATGCTTTAGCGAACGATGATGTTAATGGCTCTAAGGTTGATTGGGGAGACTTTGAGGGTAGAATAAGACTTTATCATATATTTGAACCAGCATATATAAAAAGCGGTCGCTCAAAAGACTACGGGATTGACGCAAGCACAATCGGCGGGCACCTTAGATATAAATCTCCAACATATAAAAATATTGGCGCGACTGCAGCTCTGTATACGGCAAGCGGAACAGGTCTAAACAATCTAAATGATAATGATACCATCATAGGTGCAGGGCGTTTTTTCTCAAAAGATTACTCTACAAAAGTTGTTTTAGGCGAGTTAAATCTACACTACAAAGACAAAACTCACCATGCTCGAGTAGGGCACTTCAAACTTGACACTCCGCTTACAAATGCCATCTATACTTATATGCCAAATATGTTCGAGGCCTTTTTGTATGAAAATAGCTCTTTAGAAGATACAACTATAAGCATAGCTCAAGTAGAGAAGATGGCCTATGGAACTCGTGCTCCGGTTGAATTTGGTTTGATAGGAGAGGTAACAAGAACAGGCGGAACGACGCAAAATGCTCTGGACACTAGAGGTCTTTTTCAAGACATAGAGAAACAGACAGTTGCTGACAATGCGGCTGAGACAAATGGTCTAACAACATTAGGCATTGTAAACAAATCCATTAAAAACACAACTATCAGAGCTTGGGACTTTTTTGCACACGACATAATCAATATGTTCTATCTCGATGGGACGTACAAAAGTAAAGAGTATGCATTCTCTTTAGCGGCGCAGTACTTAAGAGTGGATAGCGTAGGAAAAGGCTTAGCGGATAAGTGGCTGGACTCTTCAAGCGCTTCTATGGTAGGTTTAAAAGGGACATATAAGTATAAAAAAGCATTTTTTGCTCTTGCTTATAACCACTCGGGTGATTCAAGAATCTTAAACCCTTGGAGTGGAGACCCGGCTTATACCTCTTCGTTTTTTTCAAAAAACGCTTATCGAGCAAATGTTAACGCTTATAGAGTTGATTTTAAGTATGATATTTTTGATAACTTGAAACTTATCACATTCTATGCGAACTATGGCAAGTCAACTACTAAAGGTTCTTTTGCTCCTGCAAGACCTTTTGAAGCGATAAATGATCCTAGAGGAGAGGCTATGGAAGAGGCACTTCTTTTATCATACAAGCCTATGAAAGGAGTGCATATTTTGGGTGGGTTAGTCTATAAAACAAGCGAGTACTACTACCAAAACCAACAGGTTGAAATCTTAGACGTAGATTTGTTGGTAACCTATAATTTTTAAATCATCTTCTTTGAAGCAAACATAGAAGATAATCCGCATTATTAAGGATAAAAAACATGGATTATCTATTACTCTTTTTTAACTCTCTTTTGGACCTAAGTAATGCTATGGCCCCATACATACTCTTCGGTCTTATATTTGCAGGTATTTTACACGAGTTAGTCCCAGACACTATCGTCTCAAAGCACCTAGGCAAAAGCTCTATCCTCTCTGTTATAAAAGCAACCCTCTTTGGCATACCCCTTCCCGTATGCTCATGTGGCGTTGTTCCTCTTGCAACAAGCATAAAAAAGAGTGGAGCGAGCAATGGTTCTACCTTGGCGTTTTTAATCTCAACGCCAATAACTGGAGTTGATTCCATACTTGCAACTTATGGAATGTTTGGTTGGGCATTTACTATCTACAGAGTTATAAGCTCTATGATTATCTCCATCATCGCAGGAGTTCTTGCTAACTTTTATGGGGATGAAACGCTAGAAAAAGAAGAAGTCAAACCTGCGTTTAGCGTTCAGCCTCCTCTGAAGCCATCTGCCGTTATGAACTTCTCAGCCGCTAAAACTTCTCAAACGCCACAAGAGGAGCAGAGTGCAAGTTGTTGTTCATCTTCATCATCTTGTAGCGATGAGAGTAGTAAAAAGTTTTCACTCACTAAGGCCTTGCGTTATGCTTTTGGCACGCTACTCAAAGATATAGCGTCGCCTCTGCTTTTAGGTCTTGTTCTTGGCGCTCTTATAACGACAGCCGTGCCAGACAACCTTAGCGAGATACTTATAGAGTACAGTTGGCTCTCTTATCTTATAGTTATAATCATCGCCGTTCCTATGTACATTTGCGCTACTGCTTCTTTGCCAATAGCAGCTGGACTCATGCTTGCAGGAGTGTCTCCTGGAGCTGCATTTGTCTTTTTAACGGCGGGTCCCGCTACAAATACGGTGACCATAGGAGTGGTTAAAAAGATGCTAGGAACTCGTACGCTTTATGTCTATCTTGGAACTATCGTTTTAGGCTCTATCGCTTTTGGTTTTGGACTTGACTATATGCTTAGAGACGTGAGTGTAAGTGATATGGTTCACCTTCACGAAGAAGCGGGTTTTATAGAGTGGGGCTCCTCTTTAGTGCTTTGGGTTTTAGTGCTTTACTATATACTCAAGCCCTATTTTAAGAAAAAAGATGAAACGCCAACTGCAAGCTGTTGTTCAAGTAACTCTTAATGCATATGGATTTAACGCAAGGGACTATTAAAGAGCATATAGTAAAACTCGCCATTCCTTCCGTAGTTGGCTACTTCTTTCACACTCTTTTTAATGTCACAGATACCTACTTTGCAGGGCTAATATCTACAGAAGCACTCTCCGCTCTCTCTTTGTCGGCTTCTGTGTTTTTTATGATTTTAGCCATTGGCATAGGGATGAGTGAGGCTTTGAGCTCTTTAGTTGGAAATGCTTTAGGTGAAAAAGATATAAAAAAAGCACAGCATACTACGCTTAACGGCCTGCTTTTTGCACTACTGCTTTCCATATTTTTAAGCGTAGTTGGCATTTTGACTCTTCCTCTTTTAGTTGAAGCTCTTGGTGATCCTTCTTATGCAAAAGAGACATATGAGTATATTCACATTATCATCTATGGGATTATCTTTTTCATAGCCTCTTTCTTTTTAAATGCCCTTTTAAACGCCACGGGAGATACAAAGTCTTTTAGAAACGTACTTATATTTACGGCTATTTTAAACATCTTTCTTGATTATGTTTTTATACACTACTTTAACCTTGGCGTTAAGGGTATAGCGTTAGCTACCATACTCGCTGAGGTTATCACTATGCTTTATCTCTTTTACAAGGTAAGAAAGAGTGTTTTATGGAGTGGATTTTTAGCATTAGAATATGATTTTACACTTATAAAAAGATTACTAAAAAATGGTTTCCCACCAAGTGTAAACATGTTTATGATGGCGTTTGGTATGTATATCATTACCTATTTTGTTGCACCCTTTGGAAAAGAGGCTGTTGCCGCGTTTGGTATAGGTATGAGAATAGAGCAGCTTTTTCTTATGCCGGTAGTAGGGCTTAATGTCGCAACTTTAGCCATAGTCGCACAAAACAACGGTGCTAAAACATACGAGCGAATAGAGCCAACAATGAAGATGGCTATAAAGTATGGATGGATTATCTCTACCTTAGGTGTGACGTCATTTTTACTCTTTGGGGAGTTCTTCGCCTCTTTGATGACTACTGATGCTTTAGTGATAGAACAAACTGCGCTTTATCTTCGGGTGGCAGGCCTTGCTTCTTATGGCTTTGTGATTATTTTTATCTACATTGCGATGCTCCAAGGCATAGAAAAACCAGCAGTTATCTTACCTGTGAGCATATACAGACAAGTGGCTGCACCCATCCTTCTTTTATCACTTTTGAGTTACTATGACTTCTCATTAGTCTGGGTGTGGATAGCTCTAAATGCCA encodes the following:
- a CDS encoding phospholipase A; this translates as MKLVLLLLFLLLSLQAETKGFKKEVYGAVNSDIEQNNDELFSTLSWIEDTQTKKTIFQHSHSVFNIKSHHENYLLPLSARINGNYDDSTKIRDTYNMEVEFQVSVKYSFFPNLLGLGELYSVAYTQHSFWQYYVGDAFFRTSDYNPEFFVTLPLKTEYAKAIRLAYAHKSNGLGVPHERAWNYVTLSTYFQYRSIFAELALWTRVSDNYDYNPALVDTMGRGHLKFLFPYKKHLLTTLFRDNFKDRGAIDIRYSYPLFGESLFLYVKGFMGYGESMSSYAGNSDYAGQTPQEDDYVEKIAIGFSLSR
- the msrA gene encoding peptide-methionine (S)-S-oxide reductase MsrA; translation: MIAEIVFAAGCFWGVEKHFESLPGVVEVKSGYSGGSYKNPDYESVLEKRRLKLDNGEVNHTEAVLVKFDMAKTDAKTLIKSFWEIHDPTQVNGQGNDIGNNYRSAIYYTNQNQAKIAQNTKDEYQKLLTKSGYSKIVTEIKPLEKFYTAETYHQDYLTKNPFGYCPNHATGVKFEKETQAVQEKVIPLGSKEILVIEAEGYCPYCEKFDEEVSSLYKGTIPLRTVTMSSLEGFDISTALFATPTILFIEDGKEIMAHRGYMESEKFYKTLGDFKLGKNSESYKVAFDKGTDYRFCKQYDIFKDTPDGVFVDKLSGDVLFDTRDRFDSGTGWLSFYKAVNGNTVQKEDNSFGMKRVEIVAKKSGAHLGHVFDREDGRKRFCINATVLEFVPRAEIGKKKSR
- a CDS encoding FAD-dependent thymidylate synthase; translated protein: MEEMYGIKYSRPEVVLLQDTGIGVAESAARTCYDSFENSENDVVKSIEHQMPDDIMRDELNAIEDSALLDDLAWTYFHHSILEHANLSFLVRGTSRGVLQEHARHRLQAISVRSTRYTMSSLINAFVASKHGGDREFFIDKVMAFDMLVTADEAYNRVEIGGMYDKLDFQFSKVEDFYEISVAKSSLPFLDEFDNEPQKLFEALQGGKKKRNVGDAFKHIVSDNVKVDMVVTFNLRSLKNYFALRDSGAAYFQIRWLAQEMMKVTPAKYLDLIIKKK
- a CDS encoding PhnA domain-containing protein; protein product: MSLEVRSGGVCELCGSSEGLSAFEVAPSDASDEQSVYICSTCKSQIENPDTLDESHFNCLNDSMWSETPAVAVLSYRLLGALGRQDLVDMMYMEDDIKAWADAQSIGGGDDALVYKDANGVTLAAGDTVVITKDLDVKGTGFVAKRGTAVRNIGLVPNDAEHIEGRVNGVKIHILTKYLKKS
- a CDS encoding deoxyguanosinetriphosphate triphosphohydrolase family protein produces the protein MNPTDRFHKIDKDFRNPYARDRDRIIHSGSFRKLEYKTQVFLNHEGDFFRTRLTHSIEVSQIARSITSQLGLNESLGEAIALAHDLGHTPFGHVGGDTLDECLKADGFKNGFEHNFQSFRVVSGLEKRYKAFDGLNLTFATLEGILKHSYPYKKSFFPSIIHEQFNLDAHPSFEAMVVDRADEIAYISHDIDDGVNSGLISFEDLKQSELALEILDKVAAEGVGEENDEMFRYRFSSHLINHLVYSLLEYSAPKLKDAAILTPIGFDAALETKIKKLKKLLFEKMYHHKNIVRKMYAGKQAIKGLYSGLMDEQNMLPEFYYLQLDKRSKHRVIADYIASMSDRYALNFYNEMYGKI
- a CDS encoding GNAT family N-acetyltransferase is translated as MQIKKASSTEDIASVEALAHEIWNEYYPSLITQEQVDYMLDKFQTSSAITKQIEEGYLYFLFIQNKKPFGYMSIQKQTNSFFLSKLYIQKSFRRNGFTKKALKFLKELALKQRVTSLYLTVNIGNDIAIKSYEALSFKKSGSIVQDIGNGFVMDDFRYELEF
- the rpsU gene encoding 30S ribosomal protein S21, whose product is MPGIVLRHDDNFDASYRRFKKQTDRNLIVTEARARRFHETETEKRKKFKIASRKKMLKRLYMMRRYESRL
- a CDS encoding substrate-binding periplasmic protein, giving the protein MKKICFLILAFVQFISANDYTYKISSGFLEPEVNLVGEVIKEGFSRAGEKLEFQILPNQRSLINANSGINDGDGSRIWEIANFYPNLVRVSVPTHSIDLMILSKKKIFIKKLSDLKFYHVGVIRGMKIAEKIASENTPLSLTMSTNYINLMKMLGDGRLDFIIINKIALYTLISGYKDEAFYMHKKPLMSRLLYMHLHKKHAAMIPKFEKAFTSMHEDGTFKRIQMDFVKKMSAGNTNFLKVIEYD
- a CDS encoding EAL domain-containing protein encodes the protein MIKGLLDKLFYKQRVSLKLLILTILFSALITLIITLIQLYIEYRHGYKSIHSQVELVESSYLASLSQSAWVYDTQQLALQLEGIVNLTDIKYASVTLGDGDFFEMGEEVQKNFIEKRHKILFNYDNNQIELGELRVLADLNELYSYLLDRVTVILLAQGIKTFLTSFFILFIFQRLVTRHIQEAVRYMQEFNVNIYREPLLLTRVSSHTKKDELDELQDSINIMNQEIYEGYEKISSELEKRIMVENSLKVHEEKLEHLYTTDSLTGLGNRVKLLLDIEEIYMPGVAIIDINNFKEINDFYGSNIGDKVIIDLAKRVVEYLEESNFEVYRLHADQLALLSHGNETAEVLESKIKDLISSVTKESMLFDHYEIIIGLSVGFAVEEKDSYIDADIALLIAKKEHKNFVRYTSEFNIEKEYESNLKWTRELKNALEDDRVVAYFQPIYNQKTHKIEKFEALVRMISTDGKIISPFMFLGVAIKAQLYFRITMIMIDKVIEAVLEHDYEFSLNFTLEDILHKDVSTYFINRLEETGIGKRIVLELVETQNIENYEEVNNFIKEIKSLGCQLAIDDFGTGYSNFEYLLKLNADYIKIDGSLIKNIDKDPNVRLITENIVAFAKIAKMKTIAEFVYSEEVRSVLDEIDADYLQGYHISEPVAYEEISKFK